Sequence from the Sulfuracidifex tepidarius genome:
CCTCATGACCGACTGGAAAGCCTACAACTATCACGTCGACATATTTCTCTACCCTTCTAATGTCAGATAGTTCCTGTTTTTCAGCCACTTCTAGAAATATCCTAAACGGAGGCGGTCTTAAGGGAATTCTCAATCCTGAAACCGTAAATGCTTCCCTGAAGTTGCTTTCAATTTCACGTAGATACTTTTCACTATCTCCCTTGGAGATGAACTTGTCAGCTGGGTCCCTAGGGGAAAGCGATTTGCCTTGTAAGAGCGCTTCAACTGCTAAATTGATGTCCCATGCTTCCTCTGTTCCCTTTACTGTTGGGATCCCGGTGGCTCGCTCTACGAGAGTCGCATCACCGAAAACCAAACCTGGAAGGATGATGTAATCATAACCTCTAACTCCCTTCAGCCTCTCAGCTATGTATCTAACGTTCATTAGCGCAGCTACGGGTACGTCCATAGCAACTATGTCTATTTCAGCGTTCCTTATTGCCTTAACTGCTTCAGAGAGTATAGGGTAAGCCAATTTACCAGTAACTAAGAGAATCTTCAACATGCTCATTTTATAGGAAGTGGTAAAAAAGAATACTTTCAAGTTGAATCTTTTAGCTCCAGACAAATGTTTTAATTCAATTTTCTTGTAGATTATCAATATATTCTTAACTAATTAATACATATATATAAGTAATATATATATTATAGTAGAAACTAGATATTTAGGAATCGAGAACAATTATTTTTAAGAATCATGAGAAAGAATTAGTCTCTACTCTGAGAGTGCAGTCGTGTTAGAATCAACATCTTAACATTAATATCAAAAATCTAAAGGGAAAAAATTAAAGTCGCGTAAGAGTGATTTCTCTTATGAGCTTACTACCAAAATCGTCAAATGTAAAACCAGGAGAGAAATTTGACGTTATAATAGTTGGATTAGGTCCCGCAGCTTACAGTGCTGCTCTATACTCAGCAAGGTATATCATGAAGACTCTCGTCATAGGTGAAACCCCTGGAGGACAGCTAACTGAAGCAGCTGACGTTGATGACTACTTAGGACTAATAAACTTACCAGCCCAAAAGATGATTGAGACGTTCAATCAGCACATAGAGAGGTACAACGTACCAGTCTTAATCGATACAGTTGACTCAATAAAGAAAGAGGGAGATGAGTTCATAGTGAAGACAAAAAGGAAGGGGGAGTATAAGGCTTCCTCCGTAATCGTTGCGATCGGCGTAAAGAGGAGAAAGCTTAACGTGCCAGGAGAGGACAAGTTCACGGGTAGGGGAGTTTCATATTGCTCAGTTTGCGATGCTCCCCTATTCAAGAATAGGCCAGTGGTTATAGTAGGAGGAGGAGATTCCGCTCTAGAGGGAGCCGAACTTCTCTCAAGATACGCTACTAAAGTATATTTAGTACATAGAAGAGATGAATTCAGAGGTCAGCCGTATTATGTAGAGATAATAAAACAGAAGCCCAATGTCGAAATCATCCTTAACTCTACGGTCACCGAAATAAGAGGAGAGAAGATAGTCAATAAAGCCGTAGTTAAGAACCTGAAGACCGGTGAAACAAGAGAGCTCGACGTGAACGGAGTATTCGTGGAGATAGGTTTCGAGCCACCGATAGAGTTCGCCAGAACCAACGGAATAGAGACTGACGAGAGAGGATACATAAAAGTCGACGAATGGATGAGGACTAACGTTAAGGGAATGTTTGCAGCCGGCGACTGTACTGGACTCTGGATGGGATTCAGACAAGTGATAACAGCAACCGCACAGGGAGCTGTAGCGTCTCACGCAGTGTACACTTACTTGAACGAAAAGAAGGGAAAGAAATGACTGATTTAAGGGAGATCCTTTTATCCCTTTCTAAAGAGCTCTTCTCATACATGAATGAGATCAGAAGGGATCCTGACTCGTCTAGGATTGTTGGTTACCACGCTGGAGATACAAGTAGAATAGCTGACAGGGAAATAGAGACTTTCATATCACAATACTTCAGTAAGAGCGGGCTCAAAGTGAAAATGGTTACAGAGGAATCAGGAATCATCGACCCAGGGAACGCAGAATACATAGCTGTAGTGGATCCGTTAGACGGAAGCAGTAACTTCGTCATGGGAATACCTTGGTATTCTGTATCTATAGCAATGTTTGACGCTGACTCTTCCTCTTTAAGAGAGTCTAAAGCTGGAATAGTAGCTAATCTAACGACGGGGAAAACTTACTCTTACGATGAGGAGAAGGCATATGTAGAAGGGAAGACTCCAGTCGATAGCCCAAACACAGTACTTGCATATTACGATATAGATCAGATAGATGAAGCAGTAGAGATCATGAGTAAGGTCAAGAGACCGTTTAAGGTGAGGACATTAGGCAGTGCGTCCCTTGACATGTCGCTAGTGTGTGAAGGAATGGCTTCACTTTACTTTGATATAAGAACTAAGCTGAGGAATGTTGACATAGCTGCTTCTACCAATTTCTGTACAAGAATGGGTTACCGTGTAGTTGATGATGAGGAAAATCCAATAAATGCCACAATCTCAGACGTAGTTAGAATAAAGAATTGGGTAATAGTTACAAAAAAGGAATAGCGTGCATATATACATATTGCATATATATCTTTTATATCAGGTTAAAATAATTAATAGATTTATCTTTAACATAAAATACCTCAGCAAATTGGCTATTCATTCCCACTTCTGTTCACGAAGTTCCTTCCTACTATTCTTAACTCCTAAATAGAGCTTCTTATGGACTATAGTATAACTCATTTTATAGACTGTTGTAACTACAAAATGATTTACTCAACTTCCTCTTTTATTCTATCATACTCAATATTATTTTTGCTTAATAAATATAGGACTAAGAAGTGCTTGTAGGATATTTTTCTAGATGTCCGAGAAGTTTTTAGTCAACTTT
This genomic interval carries:
- a CDS encoding inositol monophosphatase family protein produces the protein MTDLREILLSLSKELFSYMNEIRRDPDSSRIVGYHAGDTSRIADREIETFISQYFSKSGLKVKMVTEESGIIDPGNAEYIAVVDPLDGSSNFVMGIPWYSVSIAMFDADSSSLRESKAGIVANLTTGKTYSYDEEKAYVEGKTPVDSPNTVLAYYDIDQIDEAVEIMSKVKRPFKVRTLGSASLDMSLVCEGMASLYFDIRTKLRNVDIAASTNFCTRMGYRVVDDEENPINATISDVVRIKNWVIVTKKE
- the trxB gene encoding thioredoxin-disulfide reductase, with amino-acid sequence MSLLPKSSNVKPGEKFDVIIVGLGPAAYSAALYSARYIMKTLVIGETPGGQLTEAADVDDYLGLINLPAQKMIETFNQHIERYNVPVLIDTVDSIKKEGDEFIVKTKRKGEYKASSVIVAIGVKRRKLNVPGEDKFTGRGVSYCSVCDAPLFKNRPVVIVGGGDSALEGAELLSRYATKVYLVHRRDEFRGQPYYVEIIKQKPNVEIILNSTVTEIRGEKIVNKAVVKNLKTGETRELDVNGVFVEIGFEPPIEFARTNGIETDERGYIKVDEWMRTNVKGMFAAGDCTGLWMGFRQVITATAQGAVASHAVYTYLNEKKGKK